Proteins from one Sulfurovum sp. TSL1 genomic window:
- a CDS encoding VWA domain-containing protein yields the protein MFFLYEHMLYALLLPLLFLIFSFKHCQNSMQKLFSKPVLDQLSVNAERLQGPVRYRLFLLALIFFIGSIARPVIDEKNTFKTQALTSVVIALDVSKSMHLTDIYPSRFMFAREKLKKLISKSNDMRMGILFFARNAYMAYPVSEDIPALEYMLDHLSKDQKFEDNSNIFAAIEAGNQMLQDAKAKNMILLSDGGNSDDVSEEIHYLKENGITLYAIGTATEKGVSLSEKNASKSTLNPILKALALESRGSYEDFSWSENDINAILSHIRKDSQKEKENAHQFKQYTELFSYPLALGLLLLFFVFSSPLRMNKKVPFLLTFIVVSLCIPHTKLQAGVLDFMTLHKAKNLYDAQQYDQSATLYKTVVKNAEGYYNLANALYQAHHYQEAIAMYQKSLSKKSAMKAKILHNIGNCYVQMDALELAKRYYEEALKSAQNPLTKENLEYVDKLLREKKKKKQKKKPKRACVGVSKVVDHLELERSSSSTYEIEAEDLVLSEEERWMKLLEKKQVPIFLHKIETERMSHHVEQAW from the coding sequence TGAGTGTAAATGCTGAGAGGCTTCAAGGCCCTGTGCGATACAGACTCTTTTTACTGGCTCTGATCTTTTTTATAGGTTCCATTGCCCGTCCGGTCATAGACGAAAAAAATACCTTCAAAACGCAGGCGCTGACTTCTGTGGTCATTGCACTGGATGTCTCCAAGTCTATGCACCTGACCGATATCTATCCAAGCCGATTCATGTTTGCAAGAGAGAAGCTCAAAAAACTCATTTCCAAGAGTAATGATATGCGTATGGGCATACTCTTCTTCGCTAGAAATGCATATATGGCTTATCCTGTAAGCGAAGATATACCGGCCCTGGAGTATATGCTTGATCATTTAAGCAAGGACCAAAAGTTTGAAGACAATTCAAATATTTTTGCAGCTATCGAAGCCGGAAACCAAATGTTACAAGATGCCAAGGCTAAAAATATGATTCTGCTAAGCGATGGGGGTAACAGCGATGATGTCTCAGAAGAGATTCACTATCTAAAAGAAAACGGTATAACCCTCTATGCCATAGGTACGGCGACTGAAAAGGGTGTTTCCCTTTCAGAAAAGAACGCTTCGAAGTCCACATTGAACCCTATACTCAAAGCGTTGGCGCTTGAAAGCAGAGGCAGCTATGAGGATTTTTCCTGGAGTGAAAATGATATAAACGCCATCCTCTCTCACATCAGAAAAGATTCCCAAAAAGAAAAGGAGAATGCCCATCAGTTCAAGCAGTATACAGAACTTTTTTCTTATCCTCTTGCTTTGGGGTTATTACTTCTCTTTTTCGTTTTTTCATCTCCCTTGAGAATGAATAAAAAGGTTCCTTTTTTGCTCACGTTTATCGTAGTGAGCCTGTGCATACCGCATACAAAACTGCAGGCGGGTGTATTGGATTTTATGACGTTACATAAGGCCAAAAATTTGTATGATGCACAACAATATGACCAGTCTGCAACACTATACAAAACAGTGGTGAAAAACGCTGAGGGGTATTATAACCTTGCCAATGCACTTTATCAGGCGCATCATTATCAAGAAGCCATTGCCATGTATCAAAAGAGTCTATCCAAAAAGAGTGCCATGAAGGCAAAGATATTGCACAATATAGGCAACTGCTATGTCCAGATGGATGCATTGGAATTGGCTAAAAGATACTATGAAGAAGCCCTTAAATCCGCACAGAACCCTTTAACCAAAGAGAATCTTGAATATGTGGATAAACTCCTGCGTGAGAAAAAGAAAAAGAAGCAAAAGAAAAAACCAAAGAGAGCATGTGTGGGTGTAAGTAAAGTCGTGGATCACCTGGAACTTGAAAGATCTTCCAGTTCAACGTATGAGATAGAGGCTGAGGATCTTGTCCTCTCAGAAGAAGAGCGCTGGATGAAACTTCTGGAGAAAAAACAGGTGCCGATCTTTTTGCACAAGATAGAAACAGAAAGGATGAGCCATCATGTTGAACAAGCTTGGTAA
- a CDS encoding BatD family protein, which produces MLNKLGKTFLFLIVMLPLSASVEMHAPDHVMEGEALHFQIIARGFNVKIPPIKSIEGYSVENTETSEETIILNTRRASKVTKTYRIFPKKSITIPAFTIEVDQKDEKTKNKKIRLQKITKTISDHFDLQMHLNKRDAYSGEEVVLTVIFAYKNVEDYSLPEVTFPGLLLKELSSKTWIRADGYSVEEIRYTLRPQTEGKLTLSPLKAEAEVRKGGDIQRVSIYSNELLLNVKALPKGVSLFGAYQLDTRVDTQRVNAGEAVELILTIEGSGNLDTLDDLDLDIPGTTLYVKSVQKHQEKSTGVYRKVFEIISDKNYTIPAITLSYFDQESQRKKTIQSKAFDVEVIESHRAKNNSKAKPAKDEVSKKMANATERITDMERVIYFLIGVLSSIVFMLVYRQFKNKTELKKQPELVHELKQIKTQDALFKKIVPYVGRDRHLDRLIYQLEGKETANFKEIKKKIIQKVQVILC; this is translated from the coding sequence ATGTTGAACAAGCTTGGTAAAACCTTCCTTTTTCTTATAGTGATGCTTCCACTCAGCGCTTCAGTAGAAATGCATGCACCTGATCATGTTATGGAGGGTGAAGCACTGCACTTTCAGATCATTGCCAGGGGGTTTAACGTCAAGATCCCTCCCATTAAAAGTATAGAAGGATACAGTGTCGAGAACACAGAAACTTCTGAAGAAACCATTATTCTCAATACGCGCAGAGCCAGCAAGGTCACTAAAACGTACAGGATCTTTCCTAAAAAAAGTATCACCATCCCTGCATTTACGATAGAGGTAGACCAAAAAGATGAAAAAACAAAAAACAAAAAGATAAGACTACAGAAGATCACCAAAACGATCTCTGATCATTTTGATCTGCAGATGCACTTGAATAAGAGAGATGCCTATAGTGGAGAAGAGGTTGTATTAACCGTGATATTTGCCTATAAAAACGTAGAAGATTACAGCTTGCCTGAGGTCACTTTCCCAGGTTTACTGCTTAAAGAATTAAGCAGTAAAACATGGATAAGAGCAGATGGATACAGTGTTGAAGAGATACGATATACTTTGAGACCACAAACAGAGGGGAAGCTGACACTGAGCCCTTTAAAGGCAGAGGCGGAAGTACGTAAAGGTGGGGATATACAAAGAGTTTCTATCTATTCCAATGAACTCTTGCTCAATGTCAAGGCGCTGCCTAAAGGCGTTTCACTATTCGGTGCGTATCAACTCGATACACGTGTCGATACACAAAGAGTGAACGCTGGTGAAGCTGTGGAACTGATACTGACTATTGAGGGGAGCGGTAATCTTGATACACTTGATGACCTGGACTTGGATATTCCCGGTACCACTCTCTATGTGAAATCGGTGCAAAAACACCAAGAGAAGAGTACCGGTGTCTATAGAAAAGTATTTGAGATTATTTCAGACAAAAACTATACGATACCTGCCATTACACTGAGTTATTTCGATCAAGAGAGCCAGAGAAAAAAAACCATACAAAGCAAAGCGTTTGACGTTGAGGTCATAGAGTCACATAGAGCTAAAAATAACTCCAAAGCTAAGCCGGCCAAAGATGAAGTTTCCAAGAAAATGGCCAATGCAACAGAGAGGATAACAGACATGGAAAGAGTCATATATTTTTTAATAGGCGTTTTAAGCAGTATAGTGTTCATGCTCGTCTATAGACAATTTAAAAACAAAACAGAGCTTAAAAAGCAACCGGAACTTGTTCATGAGCTCAAACAGATAAAAACACAGGACGCTTTATTTAAAAAAATTGTCCCTTACGTTGGTAGAGACAGGCACTTAGACAGATTGATCTATCAGTTAGAGGGGAAAGAAACAGCAAATTTCAAAGAGATTAAAAAAAAGATCATTCAAAAGGTTCAAGTGATTCTCTGCTAG
- the ruvA gene encoding Holliday junction branch migration protein RuvA translates to MIVGIEGTVERKEPTFVHLNVNGLIYEVMVSINTSNAITDKKVKLFVTQVIREDANLLFGFMENNEKKMFDTVLKINGVGPKVGLAICSTFTPSTFAKVVASKDVSMLKRVPGIGPKAAGRILVELADFIVDSHEESENSGAFNEATMALESLGFKKDAIQKALHGCSGDTSTLVKEGLKKLQRL, encoded by the coding sequence ATGATAGTAGGCATAGAAGGTACAGTAGAAAGAAAAGAACCCACTTTTGTTCATCTGAACGTGAACGGACTGATCTATGAAGTGATGGTATCTATCAATACATCAAACGCTATAACAGACAAGAAAGTCAAACTTTTTGTGACACAGGTCATCCGTGAAGATGCCAATCTTCTTTTTGGATTTATGGAGAACAATGAAAAAAAGATGTTTGACACGGTTTTGAAGATAAACGGAGTAGGGCCTAAAGTAGGACTGGCTATCTGTTCGACCTTTACACCCAGTACTTTTGCAAAAGTGGTTGCTTCCAAAGATGTCAGCATGCTCAAGCGAGTGCCAGGCATAGGACCTAAGGCAGCGGGGCGTATCCTGGTTGAATTGGCTGATTTTATAGTGGATAGTCATGAAGAGAGTGAGAACAGCGGAGCTTTTAATGAAGCAACGATGGCCCTTGAAAGTCTAGGCTTTAAAAAAGATGCCATTCAAAAGGCACTGCATGGGTGTAGCGGAGATACAAGCACACTGGTAAAAGAAGGATTGAAAAAGCTACAGAGATTGTAA
- a CDS encoding DUF89 domain-containing protein: MNIKPDCLSCLFDQALRVTKLLKLDDATSKKVFDRTAQVLMEHTMSSSPPQIAKDIYQAISDVTGKKDPVALAKAYATKQALNIDTSFIHTIPDALKMAVIGNVIDFGSQERFDLDDMIQYHLHKPFAIDDTLKFMEELQHAKEMVLIGDNVGEHIFDKLLIETIKKLYDITVHYFVRGNPIINDVTYKEGQLLKDCAHIVDTGVQTPGYDLEEANSVSKEIFDRADIVLSKGMGNFESLYHVATRPIYFLFVIKCSVVAEETGHNIKDLIFKRT; the protein is encoded by the coding sequence GTGAACATTAAACCTGATTGCCTATCCTGTTTGTTCGATCAAGCCCTCAGAGTGACTAAACTTTTGAAGCTTGATGATGCCACGAGCAAAAAAGTATTTGACAGAACCGCACAGGTTCTGATGGAGCATACGATGTCAAGTAGCCCTCCACAGATCGCGAAGGATATTTACCAGGCTATCTCTGATGTCACGGGTAAAAAAGATCCCGTAGCCCTCGCAAAAGCATATGCTACCAAACAGGCATTAAACATAGATACCTCTTTCATACACACCATTCCCGATGCGCTCAAAATGGCCGTCATCGGAAATGTCATTGATTTTGGATCACAGGAACGGTTCGATCTGGACGACATGATCCAATATCATTTACATAAACCCTTTGCTATCGATGATACTTTGAAGTTCATGGAAGAGTTACAACATGCCAAAGAGATGGTGCTCATCGGCGATAATGTCGGAGAACACATTTTTGATAAACTCCTGATAGAGACCATTAAAAAGCTGTATGATATCACTGTGCATTACTTTGTCAGAGGTAATCCCATCATCAATGATGTCACCTACAAAGAGGGCCAACTGCTTAAAGATTGTGCCCACATTGTCGATACAGGCGTTCAAACACCGGGCTATGATCTTGAAGAAGCCAACAGTGTCTCCAAAGAGATCTTTGATCGTGCAGATATCGTACTCTCAAAAGGTATGGGGAACTTTGAAAGTCTTTATCATGTGGCCACACGTCCGATCTATTTTCTTTTTGTCATAAAATGTTCTGTCGTAGCAGAAGAAACAGGACACAATATCAAAGATTTGATATTTAAAAGAACGTAA
- a CDS encoding LTA synthase family protein: MPLSNTDQNRFSFLLLMISIFVTVSFITRTVLLLTDFIEVDIGFISLLKLYGVGLFYDLAASFYYIIPLVIYLIVIPNKVFNTKIHKLIFLSFFFAAMYLLIFNAVSEWFFWEEFGKRFNFIAVDYLVYTHEVIHNILESYPIPLLVTVILVINSIVFYFILKKSTFITKTFGGHHTLLQRAKRGVPFLLLPILFFNVLEAQNLSNVSNNQYNNELAKNGFYSLFSAFRNNTLDYDEFYKTKDTNVVMKDLDSLEHFNDKHLELVHNTDTTELKYNVMLVMVESLSAEYMGAFGDDRNLTPHLDKLAQKSLFFNNLYATGTRTVRGMEAVTLSIPPTPGRSIVKRPDNHDMFSTGFVFKEKGYDNKFIYAGHGYFDNMNDFFSHNGFNVIDRMDFKEEEISFANVWGVCDEDLFDKAMKESDKSYQANKPFFNFIMTTSNHRPYTYPDGKIDIPSHTGRDGGVKYTDYAIHDFLEKAKTKPWFNNTIFVIVADHNGGSAGKNALPLWRYKIPLIVYAPDIIKPKVISKLSSQIDTMPTLFSMMKWNYKSEFYGNNILDPNFQERAFIGNYQRLGLVKNKDLFVLEPDKTIHQYHILDQGLKNVKYKEMETISEKDELDTIAYYQSASYLYSHHLNRWKENVQ; the protein is encoded by the coding sequence ATGCCCCTTTCCAACACAGATCAAAATCGTTTTTCATTCCTGCTATTAATGATCAGCATATTTGTTACGGTCAGTTTTATTACCAGAACTGTTCTGCTTTTGACAGATTTTATAGAAGTAGATATAGGGTTCATCTCTCTGCTCAAACTCTATGGAGTAGGATTATTTTATGATCTGGCAGCTTCTTTCTATTATATAATCCCTTTGGTGATCTATCTTATTGTCATCCCAAATAAAGTGTTCAACACGAAAATACATAAACTTATTTTCCTCTCATTCTTTTTTGCAGCCATGTACCTGTTGATCTTCAATGCTGTTTCGGAGTGGTTTTTCTGGGAAGAGTTTGGGAAGAGATTTAACTTTATCGCTGTTGATTATTTGGTCTATACCCATGAGGTGATACACAATATCCTGGAATCTTATCCTATACCGCTCTTGGTCACGGTTATTTTAGTGATAAACAGTATCGTATTTTACTTTATACTTAAAAAAAGTACGTTTATTACTAAAACATTTGGCGGGCATCATACCTTGCTTCAAAGGGCCAAGAGAGGTGTACCGTTTTTACTTCTTCCGATATTGTTTTTTAATGTTTTGGAAGCACAAAACCTCTCTAATGTATCCAACAACCAATACAATAATGAACTGGCCAAAAATGGATTTTACTCACTCTTCTCTGCATTTAGAAACAATACATTGGACTATGATGAGTTCTATAAAACCAAAGATACCAATGTTGTCATGAAAGATTTGGATAGCTTGGAACACTTTAATGACAAACATCTAGAATTGGTACACAATACAGATACTACTGAACTCAAATATAATGTGATGCTAGTGATGGTAGAGAGTCTCAGTGCAGAATATATGGGTGCTTTTGGTGACGATCGGAACCTCACGCCTCATCTAGACAAATTAGCGCAAAAATCACTTTTTTTCAATAATCTCTATGCCACAGGTACACGAACTGTAAGAGGCATGGAAGCCGTTACCCTTTCTATCCCTCCTACACCGGGAAGAAGTATTGTGAAGCGACCGGACAACCATGATATGTTCTCCACAGGATTTGTCTTTAAAGAAAAAGGCTATGACAATAAATTTATCTATGCCGGTCATGGGTATTTTGACAATATGAACGACTTCTTCTCCCATAACGGATTTAATGTGATCGATCGAATGGATTTCAAGGAAGAAGAGATCAGTTTTGCGAATGTTTGGGGTGTTTGTGATGAAGATCTGTTTGACAAAGCGATGAAAGAATCCGATAAATCCTATCAAGCCAATAAACCATTCTTTAACTTTATCATGACCACTTCAAACCATAGACCCTACACCTATCCGGACGGCAAGATAGATATACCTTCGCATACGGGAAGAGATGGCGGTGTAAAATATACGGATTATGCTATTCATGATTTCTTGGAAAAAGCCAAAACAAAACCATGGTTCAACAATACGATCTTTGTCATCGTTGCCGACCACAATGGAGGAAGTGCAGGGAAAAATGCACTACCGCTCTGGCGCTATAAAATTCCTCTTATCGTTTATGCACCGGATATTATCAAACCAAAGGTCATTAGTAAACTCTCCTCACAGATAGATACCATGCCTACACTTTTTTCAATGATGAAGTGGAACTACAAGAGTGAATTTTATGGGAATAATATCTTGGATCCAAATTTTCAGGAAAGGGCTTTTATTGGAAATTATCAAAGATTGGGTCTAGTGAAAAATAAAGATCTTTTTGTACTCGAACCGGATAAGACCATTCATCAATACCATATTCTTGATCAGGGTCTGAAAAATGTAAAATATAAAGAGATGGAGACTATATCTGAGAAAGATGAATTGGATACTATCGCCTATTACCAGAGTGCAAGTTATTTATATTCACACCATCTTAACCGATGGAAGGAAAATGTCCAATAG
- a CDS encoding aminoacetone oxidase family FAD-binding enzyme, with translation MDHNIIIIGGGASALMLAALLPKNTATIIESNPKPGAKILVSGGGKCNITNSRMGTEYFLGDTNFVQEPLKKFNEKALLRWLERQNLYPVLRKETQYFCKDSAKELLDIFLKESKKQTLCMSEKVLEVTKCDEIFYVKTDKRTHTAKAVVVASGGLSYPKIGASSIGYEIAESFGHTIVRTAPALVGFTVQKEQFFFKELSGVSTDVNIHVGDHVCEGALLFAHKGLSGPAVLDASLYWEKGKIEIDFLPHFSWKKVQGSKKQISSLLPMPKRVTKAFLLQFQLEDKPFNQYTKEEVEILQTLSRYSLAPAGTFGYAKAEVTRGGVETSEVDSRTMMSRKEERLYFIGEVLDVTGRLGGYNFQWAFSSAYSCAKQLSAGV, from the coding sequence ATGGATCATAATATCATCATTATAGGGGGAGGGGCGAGTGCACTGATGCTTGCAGCTCTACTGCCTAAAAATACGGCTACCATCATAGAGTCCAACCCAAAGCCGGGCGCGAAGATACTGGTCTCCGGCGGAGGTAAATGCAACATTACCAATAGTCGTATGGGAACAGAGTATTTCCTTGGTGATACAAATTTTGTACAGGAACCCTTAAAAAAATTTAATGAAAAAGCACTGTTACGATGGCTTGAGAGACAGAACCTGTATCCCGTACTGAGAAAAGAGACACAGTATTTTTGTAAAGACTCAGCGAAAGAGTTGTTGGATATTTTTTTAAAAGAGAGCAAGAAACAGACACTTTGTATGTCTGAGAAAGTGCTGGAAGTCACAAAATGTGATGAGATCTTCTATGTCAAGACGGACAAAAGAACACATACGGCAAAAGCAGTAGTGGTCGCTTCGGGCGGATTGAGTTACCCCAAGATCGGTGCAAGCAGTATAGGGTACGAGATCGCAGAATCATTTGGACATACTATAGTAAGAACGGCACCTGCTCTGGTAGGCTTTACGGTTCAAAAGGAACAGTTCTTTTTTAAAGAACTTTCCGGAGTTTCGACCGATGTGAACATACATGTAGGGGATCATGTGTGTGAAGGGGCTCTGCTTTTTGCTCATAAAGGGTTGAGCGGTCCAGCCGTACTGGATGCTTCTCTTTATTGGGAGAAAGGGAAGATAGAGATCGATTTTTTACCTCATTTTTCCTGGAAAAAGGTACAGGGAAGTAAAAAACAGATCTCTTCATTGTTACCTATGCCAAAGCGTGTCACCAAAGCATTTTTGCTACAATTCCAGCTCGAAGATAAACCTTTCAATCAGTATACAAAAGAAGAAGTGGAAATCCTTCAAACGTTAAGTCGTTACAGTCTTGCTCCTGCAGGAACCTTCGGTTATGCCAAAGCGGAGGTGACCAGGGGCGGCGTGGAGACATCTGAAGTGGACAGCCGCACCATGATGAGTAGAAAAGAAGAGCGGCTTTACTTTATAGGTGAAGTCCTGGATGTCACAGGGAGACTTGGAGGGTACAATTTTCAATGGGCCTTTTCAAGTGCATACAGTTGTGCTAAACAACTATCTGCCGGGGTATAG
- a CDS encoding L,D-transpeptidase family protein yields the protein MKKMMLLILSGISAIVLTGCGVEAPDAEGWRQAQKEEFLKILETDKYASICNQQALYEQVKESENSKLMTKLLVSYTRNLANGCIDLESFNASQEKRVEQKVATYYETYLQEVKASDIMRKLKAGQSIEEILKPYVPEYAQFFDLQKRYRLLGGDKNTSKKTLRKMRLNLERLKLMKPGLGDNYALVNIPEYTVRVIDTNGTAMTMAVVVGQQKMQTPVFSADLSYVTLNPQWGVPDSIARKEVIPKLLEDPNYLVSHNMVIRKSYDLNTPEVSQDSVDWKSYLLEEKDKKEMTYKFIEVPSKKNGLGRVKFIFPNKHSVYMHDTQAKNLFKRKVRTYSHGCVRLEKPVALLEHISKHYTSKSTDEVKEWYDSLETHHMSLRKKLPVHTAYLTTYVNECGELLVFNDIYGFDKSQKLNF from the coding sequence ATGAAAAAAATGATGCTGCTGATACTTTCAGGAATATCAGCGATTGTATTGACCGGATGTGGTGTGGAAGCACCGGATGCAGAGGGGTGGCGACAGGCTCAAAAAGAGGAGTTCTTGAAGATACTGGAGACGGACAAATATGCTTCCATCTGTAACCAGCAGGCGCTTTACGAGCAGGTCAAAGAGAGTGAAAACTCCAAACTGATGACCAAGTTACTTGTATCTTATACCAGAAACCTTGCCAATGGCTGTATAGATCTGGAGAGTTTCAATGCATCTCAGGAGAAAAGGGTAGAGCAGAAGGTCGCGACCTACTATGAAACATACCTGCAGGAGGTCAAAGCATCGGACATCATGAGGAAGCTTAAAGCGGGACAGAGTATAGAAGAGATATTAAAACCTTATGTGCCTGAATATGCGCAGTTTTTTGATCTTCAAAAAAGATATAGGCTTTTGGGAGGGGATAAAAACACTTCGAAAAAAACACTTCGTAAAATGCGTCTGAACCTGGAAAGATTGAAACTGATGAAGCCGGGTCTCGGAGACAATTATGCCTTGGTCAATATACCTGAGTATACGGTCCGTGTGATCGATACCAATGGTACTGCAATGACAATGGCGGTAGTGGTAGGTCAACAAAAAATGCAAACACCTGTCTTTTCTGCTGATCTCTCTTATGTGACACTGAATCCTCAATGGGGTGTTCCTGACAGTATCGCCAGAAAGGAAGTGATCCCCAAACTCTTAGAAGATCCAAACTATTTGGTAAGCCACAATATGGTCATACGTAAATCCTATGATCTCAATACGCCGGAGGTAAGTCAGGATTCTGTAGATTGGAAATCCTACCTGTTAGAGGAAAAGGATAAAAAAGAGATGACGTATAAATTCATAGAAGTCCCTTCAAAGAAAAACGGTCTGGGACGTGTGAAGTTCATTTTCCCGAACAAACACTCTGTCTATATGCATGATACACAAGCTAAAAATCTCTTTAAACGTAAAGTCCGTACCTACAGCCATGGATGTGTAAGACTTGAGAAACCGGTGGCACTCTTAGAGCATATTTCAAAGCACTATACTTCAAAAAGTACCGATGAGGTCAAAGAGTGGTATGATTCCTTGGAAACGCACCATATGAGCCTTCGTAAGAAGTTGCCTGTACACACGGCATACTTGACCACGTATGTGAACGAATGTGGGGAGCTGTTGGTATTTAACGATATATATGGCTTTGACAAGTCACAAAAACTTAACTTCTAA
- a CDS encoding PA2779 family protein — MRISKLFLSVILSILLLTQTSWAQMASTEALFEQQVTVSPKEKVMQFTARDDVARILEQMDVDPQMIQKRVASMTDEEASQIAHKIDTMPAGSSAVGSLIGAVVFVFVLLVITDILGFTKVFDFTRSVR, encoded by the coding sequence ATGCGTATATCAAAACTTTTTTTATCTGTCATCTTAAGTATCTTGCTGCTGACTCAGACTTCATGGGCACAGATGGCTTCCACAGAGGCACTTTTTGAGCAGCAGGTAACAGTATCTCCAAAAGAGAAAGTGATGCAGTTCACTGCACGTGACGATGTCGCCAGAATATTGGAACAGATGGATGTTGATCCGCAAATGATCCAAAAGAGAGTTGCATCAATGACGGATGAAGAGGCATCACAGATCGCCCATAAGATCGACACAATGCCGGCTGGAAGCAGTGCAGTGGGTTCATTGATCGGTGCAGTGGTTTTTGTTTTTGTGCTTTTGGTGATCACGGATATTCTAGGGTTTACAAAAGTATTTGACTTTACCCGTTCTGTCCGTTAA
- a CDS encoding PA2778 family cysteine peptidase has product MVSSYWQTRTSYVPRLSRNELDKRTLIPAKGGTLQLELVSTARANGLLVYPLEPTLDALLTELEKQHPVIVLVNRGYSWHPLWHYAPVTGYDKEKQTILMHFSDQPDEAMPLSTFTALWKRSGNWGVVLLPPGQLPASASAKLFLRAAYDLEKTGMRDEAIIAYRSALLRWPKNADTYFALANAYYHSHQFTKAEQSYHKLLSLEPTHTMALNNLSDLLCRMGRPKEALKVIRKAETEDDGMQAILRSTRKEISKGCVPQN; this is encoded by the coding sequence ATGGTCTCCTCATATTGGCAGACCAGAACATCTTATGTCCCCCGTCTGTCACGGAATGAACTGGATAAACGGACATTGATCCCTGCAAAAGGCGGTACGCTTCAGCTAGAACTTGTCTCTACTGCACGGGCCAATGGTCTACTTGTCTACCCTTTGGAACCGACATTGGATGCACTTCTTACAGAATTGGAAAAACAACATCCTGTCATCGTACTGGTGAACCGTGGTTACTCATGGCACCCGCTCTGGCATTATGCACCTGTGACAGGATATGATAAAGAAAAGCAAACCATTTTGATGCATTTTTCAGATCAGCCGGATGAAGCAATGCCTCTCTCTACCTTTACGGCACTCTGGAAACGGAGCGGTAACTGGGGGGTTGTGCTCCTGCCGCCCGGCCAGCTGCCTGCATCAGCTTCAGCGAAACTGTTTTTGCGTGCTGCCTATGATCTTGAAAAAACAGGCATGAGGGATGAGGCCATCATCGCTTACAGATCTGCACTGCTGCGTTGGCCAAAAAATGCCGATACCTATTTTGCACTGGCCAATGCCTATTATCATTCTCATCAGTTCACTAAAGCGGAACAGAGCTACCATAAGCTTCTGTCTCTTGAACCGACGCATACCATGGCACTGAACAATTTGTCTGACCTTCTATGCAGAATGGGCAGACCAAAAGAGGCTTTGAAAGTGATCAGAAAGGCTGAGACAGAGGATGATGGAATGCAAGCCATTCTAAGATCCACACGAAAAGAGATCTCTAAAGGGTGTGTTCCTCAAAATTAA
- a CDS encoding alpha/beta fold hydrolase, with protein MASKEIRYKEQTFKLAYELMNPSQDEVLLVLHGWGSNKEIMKQAFGTTLPDYKHIYLDMPGFGKSTNEMILTTADYAHIVQLFLDALGVKATIAMGHSFGGKVATLLNTPCLVLLSSAGIVTVKPWSVKVKIATFKLLKPLGMKKIRELFVAPDVQGMSHEMYETFKNVVDEDFEAEFAKSQSKALCFWGKEDTATPLYTGEKIAGLIENSVFYPLDGDHYFFLTHKDLIAKAITEHCKEMTK; from the coding sequence ATGGCATCTAAAGAGATACGCTACAAGGAACAGACTTTTAAACTGGCTTATGAATTAATGAACCCTTCACAGGATGAGGTACTGCTTGTACTTCATGGATGGGGAAGCAACAAAGAGATCATGAAACAGGCTTTTGGTACTACTTTGCCCGACTACAAACATATCTATCTGGATATGCCGGGCTTTGGGAAAAGTACCAATGAGATGATCCTGACTACCGCTGACTATGCACATATCGTACAACTTTTTTTAGATGCTTTAGGTGTGAAGGCTACCATAGCTATGGGACACTCTTTTGGAGGGAAAGTCGCTACACTATTGAACACGCCTTGCCTGGTACTTCTCTCTTCAGCAGGTATCGTAACGGTGAAGCCATGGTCTGTCAAAGTGAAGATCGCAACCTTTAAACTTCTCAAGCCATTGGGTATGAAGAAGATTCGTGAACTTTTTGTGGCCCCTGATGTACAGGGTATGAGTCATGAAATGTACGAGACCTTTAAAAATGTCGTGGATGAGGATTTTGAAGCAGAGTTTGCCAAAAGCCAAAGCAAAGCACTTTGTTTTTGGGGGAAAGAAGATACAGCTACACCGCTTTATACAGGGGAGAAGATCGCAGGACTCATAGAGAACAGTGTTTTCTACCCTTTGGATGGAGACCATTATTTCTTCTTGACACACAAAGATCTTATCGCTAAAGCGATCACTGAACACTGTAAGGAAATGACAAAATGA